A single window of Psychrobacter raelei DNA harbors:
- a CDS encoding ion transporter encodes MFTNPLYLQFRERVYNIIENESYQTSLSRFFDRFLIVLILLNVSAVIAESVDAWYFPNQALFTAFENFSLVIFSVEYLMRLWAIVERDKDADPTLSHWRRRWNWIKSPGAIIDFVSIAPAFLNYFVTVDLRFLRVLRLFRLLKLTRYFAAMRILLIVLHKEKESFKAVVFILLIMIVTAASGIYVVENQAQPEVFESIPKSMWWAVVTLTTVGYGDVIPVTTVGKFLGAVITILGVGLAALPAGILASGLASELEQRRDQLEQRFRELLLEDESMNLIKDRFKIDQTRRELGLSKDQAEEVILQLLREKEYEHKMAELDKKNYCPHCGEHL; translated from the coding sequence ATGTTTACCAATCCGCTATACCTGCAGTTTAGAGAACGAGTTTATAACATTATTGAAAATGAATCCTATCAGACGTCATTGAGCCGTTTCTTTGATCGGTTCTTAATAGTGCTGATTTTACTTAACGTCTCAGCCGTTATCGCTGAGTCAGTTGATGCGTGGTATTTTCCCAATCAAGCTTTGTTTACTGCCTTTGAAAACTTTTCTTTGGTCATTTTCAGTGTAGAGTATTTAATGCGGCTTTGGGCCATTGTCGAGCGCGATAAAGATGCTGATCCTACGCTGTCTCATTGGCGCCGCCGCTGGAACTGGATAAAGAGCCCGGGCGCAATTATTGATTTTGTGTCTATTGCGCCAGCATTTTTAAATTACTTTGTCACCGTAGATTTGCGCTTCTTACGGGTATTAAGACTGTTTAGATTGCTTAAATTGACCCGTTACTTTGCGGCTATGCGCATCTTATTGATTGTGCTACACAAAGAAAAAGAGTCGTTTAAAGCGGTTGTTTTTATTTTGCTGATTATGATTGTCACGGCAGCTAGTGGTATTTATGTCGTCGAAAACCAAGCACAGCCTGAAGTATTTGAGTCTATTCCCAAGTCTATGTGGTGGGCGGTAGTGACCTTAACGACAGTGGGTTATGGTGATGTTATTCCGGTGACCACAGTGGGTAAGTTTTTGGGGGCAGTGATTACCATCTTAGGGGTGGGTTTGGCCGCCTTGCCCGCGGGTATTTTAGCCTCAGGCTTGGCCAGTGAGCTTGAGCAGCGACGCGATCAACTGGAACAAAGATTTCGTGAGCTGTTGTTAGAAGATGAGAGCATGAACCTAATAAAAGATAGGTTTAAAATAGACCAGACCAGGCGTGAGCTGGGACTGAGTAAAGATCAGGCTGAAGAGGTGATATTACAGCTACTGCGTGAAAAAGAATACGAGCACAAAATGGCAGAGCTTGATAAAAAAAACTACTGCCCGCATTGCGGTGAGCATTTGTAA
- the gloB gene encoding hydroxyacylglutathione hydrolase, protein MSLIITPIPAFTDNYIWALVNDTNKQAIVIDPGQAQPVADYLEQYGLELTAIWITHHHHDHVGGVAELRELYPMTHVVASAEHGVKPDQVVKEGSSVSAWGYTAQVWAVPGHTQSHLAYVLDKEGHKQVFCGDTLFSAGCGRVFTGTIEQLHDSFKRFNKLPDNTLFYPAHEYTAANLKFGLSIEPDNAAMQQCLTEVESMTALGQSSLPVTLAHEKQVNVFLRTQELSVIDGVQNQVTLADTKPLTVFAALRALKDEF, encoded by the coding sequence ATGAGCTTAATTATCACGCCAATTCCAGCCTTTACCGATAATTACATATGGGCACTGGTAAACGACACGAATAAACAAGCCATTGTGATTGATCCCGGTCAAGCTCAGCCGGTAGCGGATTATTTAGAGCAGTATGGCCTTGAGCTGACTGCAATTTGGATCACGCATCATCATCATGACCACGTGGGCGGGGTCGCTGAATTGCGTGAGCTATATCCAATGACGCATGTGGTGGCAAGCGCTGAGCATGGGGTTAAGCCGGATCAAGTCGTCAAAGAGGGCAGCTCGGTCAGCGCATGGGGTTATACCGCACAAGTGTGGGCAGTACCAGGCCATACGCAGTCGCATTTGGCGTATGTGCTGGATAAAGAGGGTCATAAGCAAGTATTTTGTGGTGATACTTTGTTTAGCGCCGGCTGTGGCCGAGTCTTCACCGGTACTATTGAGCAGCTGCATGACAGCTTTAAGCGCTTTAACAAGCTGCCTGATAACACTTTGTTTTATCCGGCGCACGAATACACGGCTGCCAACTTAAAATTTGGCCTAAGCATCGAACCTGATAACGCGGCTATGCAGCAGTGTTTGACTGAAGTTGAGAGCATGACGGCCCTAGGTCAGTCATCACTACCTGTCACATTAGCGCATGAAAAGCAGGTCAATGTGTTTTTGCGTACCCAAGAGCTATCGGTCATTGATGGTGTACAAAATCAGGTCACTTTGGCAGATACCAAGCCGCTTACGGTATTTGCTGCGCTAAGAGCACTTAAGGATGAGTTCTAA
- the zapE gene encoding cell division protein ZapE: protein MNKTPLQRYEAAIATDEFNHDPIQQEAMTYLDGVYHHLLENSQEKKGLFGFFKSQPVPPKGLYMWGGVGRGKTWMMDMFFESVPIERKMRMHFHHFMLRVHKELNKLQGHSDPLEKVADIIHSEAVLICFDEFFVSNVSDAMILGDLFTMLFKRGITLVATSNIEPTGLYKDGLHRDRFMPAIAELEKHTTVMNIDSGIDYRLRLLQQAELYKYPLTKENSHWLANRFTSLANNQKISKEPIEINGRQIKINARTKTVLYCDFRQLCMEPRSANDFIEIANHFTTVLVDDVPALNDVLRDPTRRFIYLVDEFYDRRVKLLIRAEQSILELYQGEKLAFEIERTRSRLLEMQSEDYLKLEHRLDVDPAALQEA, encoded by the coding sequence ATGAATAAAACCCCCTTACAAAGGTATGAGGCAGCCATTGCCACGGATGAGTTTAACCACGACCCTATTCAGCAAGAGGCCATGACCTATCTTGATGGGGTTTATCATCATTTATTAGAAAATTCACAAGAAAAAAAGGGGCTGTTTGGCTTTTTTAAATCACAGCCTGTGCCGCCCAAAGGCTTGTATATGTGGGGTGGGGTTGGCCGAGGTAAGACTTGGATGATGGATATGTTCTTCGAGTCCGTACCCATTGAGCGTAAAATGCGCATGCATTTTCATCACTTCATGCTACGAGTACACAAAGAGCTTAATAAGCTACAAGGCCACAGTGATCCCCTTGAAAAAGTGGCTGATATTATCCATAGTGAAGCGGTACTGATTTGTTTTGATGAGTTTTTTGTGTCAAACGTATCAGATGCTATGATACTTGGCGACTTATTCACCATGCTATTTAAGCGCGGTATCACGCTGGTGGCAACCTCAAATATTGAGCCAACGGGCCTTTATAAAGATGGTCTGCACCGTGACCGCTTTATGCCGGCCATTGCTGAGCTTGAAAAACACACCACAGTAATGAATATCGACTCAGGCATTGATTATCGTTTGCGCTTATTACAGCAAGCTGAGCTTTATAAGTACCCATTGACCAAAGAAAACAGTCACTGGCTGGCTAACCGCTTTACCTCTTTGGCCAACAATCAAAAAATATCTAAAGAGCCTATTGAGATTAATGGTCGTCAGATTAAAATCAATGCCCGTACCAAAACCGTCTTGTATTGCGACTTTAGACAGCTGTGTATGGAGCCTAGATCGGCCAATGATTTTATTGAAATTGCCAATCACTTTACCACAGTCTTGGTCGATGACGTGCCCGCCTTAAACGACGTGCTGCGTGATCCAACCCGCCGTTTTATCTACTTGGTAGATGAGTTTTATGATCGCCGTGTTAAGTTATTGATTCGAGCTGAACAAAGTATCTTAGAGTTATATCAAGGTGAGAAGCTGGCTTTTGAAATTGAAAGAACACGCTCACGCTTGCTTGAGATGCAATCTGAGGATTACTTAAAGCTTGAGCATCGCCTAGATGTTGATCCTGCAGCGCTACAAGAAGCCTAA
- the aceE gene encoding pyruvate dehydrogenase (acetyl-transferring), homodimeric type, giving the protein MNYYNDADHTETQEWLDAFESVIKHSDKERARFLLKALYNMAVQEGLPFNRLDTAYVNTIPVEDEPTYPGDLGIERKIRALIRYNALAMVMRANQNDDDLGGHLATFASSATLYETGFNHFFRAASDHFGGDMIYYQGHSAPGIYARSFLEGRLTEEQLENFRREVGGKGLSSYPHPYLMPDYWQFPTVSMGLGPIMSIYHAHVHNYMMNRGLLEKEDRKIWAFLGDGETDEPESLGAISLAGREKLDNLIWVVNCNLQRLDGPVRGNGKIIQELESVFRGAGWRVIKVIWGGRWDSLLDKDHTGVLKKRMEEAVDGEYQLYEARDGAFTRKEFFGKYPELAEMADQLTDDDIRHLNRGGHDPIKVYAAFSEAMKTKGQPTVVLVKTVKGYGLSTQAQAVNKAHQIKKLDKEALKYFRDRFDLPFKDEDLEHLPFYRPDENSPEMKYLKGRRESLGGHLPNRRSGHIPLDIPDLSIFDRVLKGSNGKEQSTTMVFVRLLSAMLKDKNIQDRVVPIVPDEARTFGLEGMFRQLGIYSSAGQTYTPEDSEALMGYKEAKDGHMLEEGINEAGAMSAWIALATSYSVNALPMIPLYIYYSMFGFQRVGDLAWAAGDCQAQGFLLGGTAGRTTLNGEGLQHQDGHSHILFSTVPNCVSYDPCYGYELAVIMHDGLRRMYGEGERVYYYITLMNENYDQPAMPEGAEEGIKRGMYLLEDNSQLHASAHVQLLGSGTILREVQKAARILYEEFNVSANVWSVTSFNELAREGMACDDYNRLHPMEEEKVPWVTEQLAQHEGVVVAATDYMRNYSEQIRAWLPDNRPYATLGTDGYGRSDSRAQLRNFFHVNAEHIVVATLKRLADEGEVEMRLVKDAITSLGIDADQAPAWQPQPQFDHFPDAPAPDNVNPNPVPDLVEEDDDEIRDEGRAEDQADAALLNDDDVKE; this is encoded by the coding sequence ATGAATTATTATAACGATGCTGACCACACCGAAACCCAAGAGTGGCTTGATGCATTTGAGTCAGTTATTAAGCACAGTGATAAAGAGCGGGCACGCTTTTTATTAAAAGCGCTATACAATATGGCGGTGCAAGAAGGCCTACCATTTAACCGCCTAGATACCGCTTATGTGAACACCATTCCGGTAGAAGATGAGCCAACTTACCCAGGTGATTTGGGTATTGAGCGCAAAATCCGCGCTTTAATTCGTTATAACGCCCTAGCGATGGTCATGCGTGCCAACCAAAACGATGATGATTTGGGTGGGCACTTAGCCACTTTTGCGTCTAGTGCGACTTTGTATGAAACTGGCTTTAACCATTTCTTCCGTGCCGCCAGCGATCACTTCGGCGGTGATATGATCTATTATCAAGGTCACTCAGCACCAGGTATCTATGCCCGCTCTTTCTTAGAAGGTCGTTTGACTGAAGAGCAGTTGGAGAACTTCCGACGTGAAGTGGGGGGTAAAGGTCTCTCAAGCTATCCACATCCATACTTAATGCCTGACTACTGGCAGTTCCCAACGGTTTCTATGGGTCTAGGCCCTATCATGTCTATTTATCATGCCCACGTGCACAACTACATGATGAACCGTGGCTTGTTAGAAAAAGAAGACCGTAAAATCTGGGCATTCTTGGGCGATGGCGAGACGGATGAGCCAGAAAGCTTAGGCGCTATCTCGCTTGCAGGTCGTGAAAAGCTAGACAACCTAATTTGGGTGGTTAACTGTAACTTACAGCGTCTAGATGGCCCAGTTCGTGGTAACGGTAAGATTATCCAAGAGCTTGAGTCTGTATTCCGTGGTGCCGGCTGGCGTGTGATTAAAGTTATCTGGGGTGGCCGCTGGGACAGCTTGTTGGATAAAGACCACACTGGCGTACTTAAAAAACGTATGGAAGAAGCGGTTGATGGTGAGTATCAGCTGTATGAAGCCCGTGATGGCGCCTTTACTCGCAAAGAGTTCTTTGGTAAGTACCCAGAGCTTGCAGAGATGGCTGATCAATTAACTGATGATGACATCCGTCATCTAAACCGTGGTGGCCATGATCCTATCAAAGTCTACGCCGCGTTTAGTGAAGCAATGAAGACCAAAGGTCAGCCTACGGTAGTCTTGGTTAAGACCGTTAAAGGATATGGTCTATCTACCCAAGCCCAAGCGGTCAACAAGGCGCACCAAATCAAAAAACTTGATAAAGAAGCCCTAAAATACTTCCGTGACCGCTTTGATCTGCCTTTTAAAGATGAAGATTTAGAGCATCTGCCGTTTTATCGTCCTGATGAAAACTCACCTGAAATGAAGTACCTAAAAGGTCGCCGTGAGTCATTAGGTGGTCATTTGCCTAACCGCCGCAGTGGTCATATTCCGTTAGATATTCCTGATTTATCTATCTTTGATAGAGTGCTAAAAGGCAGTAATGGTAAAGAGCAGTCGACCACTATGGTGTTCGTACGTCTGTTATCAGCAATGCTAAAAGACAAAAATATTCAAGATCGTGTGGTACCTATTGTGCCTGATGAGGCTCGTACCTTTGGCCTAGAGGGGATGTTCCGTCAATTAGGTATTTATTCTTCAGCCGGTCAGACTTATACCCCAGAGGACAGCGAAGCGTTAATGGGCTATAAAGAAGCCAAAGATGGCCACATGCTAGAAGAAGGTATTAACGAAGCAGGCGCTATGAGTGCTTGGATTGCTTTGGCCACCAGTTACTCGGTCAACGCCTTGCCGATGATTCCGTTATACATTTACTACTCAATGTTTGGCTTCCAGCGCGTGGGCGACTTAGCTTGGGCAGCAGGGGATTGTCAGGCACAAGGCTTCTTATTGGGCGGTACTGCAGGCCGTACTACGCTAAACGGTGAAGGTCTACAACACCAAGATGGTCACTCGCACATCCTATTTAGCACCGTACCTAACTGTGTCAGCTATGATCCATGCTACGGTTATGAGCTGGCGGTCATTATGCATGATGGTCTACGCCGCATGTATGGTGAAGGTGAGCGTGTGTACTACTACATTACCTTAATGAATGAAAACTACGATCAACCTGCGATGCCAGAGGGCGCAGAAGAAGGCATCAAACGTGGTATGTATCTGTTAGAAGATAACAGCCAGCTACATGCCAGCGCGCATGTCCAATTACTTGGCTCAGGTACTATCTTACGTGAAGTACAAAAAGCGGCACGTATCTTATATGAAGAGTTCAATGTAAGCGCTAACGTATGGAGCGTGACCAGCTTTAACGAGTTGGCCCGTGAAGGTATGGCATGTGACGATTACAACCGCTTGCATCCTATGGAAGAAGAGAAGGTGCCTTGGGTTACTGAACAATTGGCCCAGCATGAAGGTGTGGTGGTTGCCGCAACTGATTACATGCGCAACTACTCTGAGCAGATCCGTGCTTGGTTACCAGACAACCGTCCTTATGCTACATTAGGTACCGATGGTTATGGCCGCTCTGATAGCCGTGCCCAGTTACGTAACTTCTTCCACGTCAATGCTGAGCACATTGTTGTGGCTACCTTGAAGCGTTTGGCCGATGAAGGGGAAGTTGAGATGCGCTTGGTAAAAGACGCCATTACCAGCTTAGGTATTGACGCCGATCAAGCACCTGCTTGGCAGCCACAGCCACAGTTTGACCACTTCCCAGATGCTCCAGCGCCAGACAACGTAAATCCAAATCCAGTACCAGATTTGGTAGAAGAAGACGATGATGAGATTCGAGATGAAGGGCGTGCAGAGGATCAAGCCGATGCTGCTTTGTTAAATGACGATGATGTCAAAGAGTAG
- a CDS encoding microcin C ABC transporter permease YejB yields the protein MGRYILKRILLIIPTLFLILLTNFVLVQAAPGGPVEQQIAQIEQSKIHAEAPGAAMGGAVMSDNSYRGSRGLSQEMVEAIKAQYGFDKPATERFWLMLKSYAQLDFGESFFKGKPVTELIIEKLPVSISLGLWSTLLIYLIAIPLGIYKAMHNGSGLDKLTALMLAVGHAIPVFVFGVILLVLFAGGSYWQLFPLQGLVSENFDQLSALGKIKDYFWHLALPLAASTVGGFAGLTYLTKFSFMEELSKQYVLTARAKGLTGHQVLYGHVFRNAMLIIIAGIPAAIVGIFFTGNFLIEIIFKLDGLGLLGFEAIVQRDYPVIFGTLFIFTLVGLVLQLISDISYHLIDPRIDFEGR from the coding sequence ATGGGTCGTTATATATTAAAACGTATATTGCTTATTATCCCCACTTTGTTTTTGATTTTGTTGACCAACTTTGTGTTGGTTCAAGCGGCGCCAGGGGGACCGGTTGAGCAGCAAATTGCTCAAATTGAACAGTCAAAAATCCACGCTGAAGCGCCAGGGGCGGCTATGGGCGGCGCAGTTATGTCGGACAACAGCTACCGCGGCTCTCGAGGGCTGTCGCAGGAGATGGTTGAGGCAATAAAAGCTCAATATGGCTTTGATAAACCAGCGACTGAGCGCTTTTGGCTGATGCTAAAAAGCTATGCCCAGCTTGACTTTGGTGAGTCGTTTTTTAAAGGTAAGCCGGTCACAGAGCTGATCATTGAAAAGCTGCCAGTGTCGATATCTTTAGGGCTGTGGAGTACCTTGCTCATTTATCTTATCGCCATTCCTTTGGGTATCTATAAAGCCATGCACAATGGGTCAGGGCTCGATAAGCTGACCGCCCTTATGCTGGCAGTGGGGCATGCTATTCCGGTATTTGTATTCGGGGTTATTCTACTGGTGTTATTTGCAGGCGGTAGCTATTGGCAACTATTTCCTCTGCAAGGCTTGGTATCAGAGAATTTCGATCAATTAAGTGCCCTTGGCAAAATCAAAGACTATTTTTGGCATTTGGCATTACCTTTAGCGGCCAGCACAGTCGGTGGATTTGCCGGCTTAACCTACTTGACCAAGTTTAGCTTTATGGAAGAGCTCTCCAAGCAGTATGTATTAACCGCAAGGGCCAAAGGTTTAACCGGCCATCAAGTGCTCTACGGGCACGTGTTTCGTAATGCCATGCTTATTATCATTGCCGGTATTCCGGCTGCGATTGTTGGTATTTTTTTTACCGGCAACTTCCTAATAGAGATTATCTTTAAACTTGATGGTCTGGGCTTGCTTGGCTTTGAAGCCATTGTGCAGCGTGATTATCCGGTAATCTTTGGTACCTTGTTTATCTTCACTTTAGTGGGATTGGTGTTACAGCTCATCAGTGATATCAGCTACCATCTGATTGACCCTCGCATTGACTTTGAGGGACGTTAA
- a CDS encoding 2-oxo acid dehydrogenase subunit E2, with protein sequence MEIKAPDLGVDSAEVSEIMVSVGDVITENDNIVLLESDKAAVEVPSSASGTVTKIVVSLGDTVSEGSVLIEIEADAAQTDSQPKAEPEAEAEPEQAPQEASQPEAQTQTQAADKPAAATSQTYPLPDLGVDEAEIAEIMVSVGDSVEAEQSLLLVESDKASVEVPSPVSGVIEKILVAAGDKVANGQDFIVIKAAGAPEAAASAAPAKSESESNKAVPQAQDKPESAKQAAPKPTAQNQSQVPAKLSEQQVNAKLTDVYAGPAVRKLARQLGVDITQVEGTALNARILKEDVFDYVKAHMQTGSAAASTGAVVSSGLPSLPDMSKTDIWGEIETQDLSRLQKVSIPQLNYNTYLPQVTQFDLSDITETEKLRGELKGEFKAQGIGLTILAFIVKATAYALMQHPKFNSHLSDDNTQIHIRKTVNMGIAVATDDGLIVPVIKDAQDKGIKQIAIEIGELAAKARDKKLGAKDLQGASFTISSQGNLGGTYFTPLVNWPQVGILGVSEATMQPRWNEKTQNFEPRLMLPLSLSYDHRVINGADAAVFTRYIAKLLADPRRILL encoded by the coding sequence ATGGAAATTAAAGCCCCCGATCTAGGTGTGGATAGTGCCGAAGTAAGCGAGATTATGGTCTCGGTCGGCGATGTCATTACAGAAAATGATAATATTGTCTTATTAGAGTCAGACAAAGCTGCAGTAGAAGTGCCCAGCTCAGCCAGTGGTACTGTGACTAAGATTGTGGTGTCACTTGGTGATACGGTTAGCGAAGGCTCAGTACTTATTGAGATTGAAGCAGACGCTGCACAGACAGACTCACAGCCTAAAGCTGAGCCAGAAGCTGAAGCTGAGCCTGAGCAAGCACCACAAGAAGCATCACAGCCTGAAGCTCAAACTCAAACACAAGCAGCAGATAAGCCGGCTGCTGCCACTTCTCAGACCTATCCGCTACCAGACCTGGGTGTGGATGAAGCTGAGATTGCTGAGATTATGGTCAGCGTCGGTGATAGCGTAGAAGCTGAGCAGTCTTTATTATTGGTAGAATCAGACAAAGCCTCTGTTGAAGTACCATCGCCAGTATCCGGCGTTATCGAGAAGATTTTGGTGGCCGCTGGTGATAAAGTAGCCAACGGTCAAGATTTTATTGTCATTAAGGCAGCAGGTGCGCCAGAAGCTGCTGCAAGCGCCGCGCCGGCTAAGTCAGAAAGCGAGTCGAATAAAGCGGTGCCTCAAGCACAAGATAAGCCTGAGAGCGCCAAGCAAGCCGCACCAAAACCAACAGCGCAAAATCAAAGTCAGGTACCAGCGAAGCTTAGTGAGCAGCAAGTCAATGCCAAGCTTACCGATGTCTATGCAGGACCTGCGGTGCGTAAGCTTGCGCGTCAGCTAGGCGTAGATATCACTCAAGTAGAGGGCACAGCGCTTAATGCACGCATCTTAAAAGAAGATGTGTTTGATTACGTAAAAGCCCATATGCAAACGGGCTCTGCCGCTGCATCTACTGGTGCTGTAGTCAGCTCAGGTCTGCCAAGTTTACCAGACATGAGTAAGACAGATATCTGGGGTGAGATTGAGACCCAAGACTTAAGTCGCCTGCAAAAAGTGTCTATTCCGCAGCTAAATTACAACACTTATTTGCCGCAGGTGACTCAGTTTGACTTATCTGATATTACTGAGACTGAGAAACTGCGTGGTGAGTTAAAAGGTGAATTTAAGGCGCAAGGCATTGGCCTAACAATCCTAGCTTTCATCGTCAAAGCCACCGCCTACGCATTGATGCAGCATCCTAAGTTCAACAGTCACCTAAGTGATGATAATACTCAAATTCATATTAGAAAAACGGTGAATATGGGTATTGCAGTTGCGACAGATGATGGTTTGATTGTGCCGGTCATTAAAGACGCTCAAGACAAAGGCATTAAACAGATCGCCATCGAAATTGGTGAGCTGGCTGCCAAAGCGCGTGATAAGAAGTTGGGTGCCAAAGACTTACAAGGCGCAAGCTTTACCATCTCAAGTCAAGGTAACCTAGGCGGTACTTACTTTACGCCGCTGGTCAACTGGCCACAAGTGGGCATCTTAGGGGTTTCTGAAGCGACCATGCAGCCTCGCTGGAATGAAAAAACACAAAACTTTGAGCCACGCTTAATGCTGCCGCTGTCTTTGTCGTATGATCACCGCGTTATTAATGGTGCAGATGCCGCTGTATTTACCCGCTACATTGCTAAGCTGTTGGCAGACCCAAGACGTATTTTGCTATAG
- a CDS encoding alpha/beta hydrolase: protein MKTKSQKLLIDGPVGVLEVEALWQHENPEDANTKGVALLCHPNPLFGGTMTNKVVTTMFNFARDAGMHVVRFNFRGAGKSTGEHDYAKGEIEDAMAVLQWISLQTPARKLWLGGFSFGGYITARVAEQLMVTPHIWGLSDMELVKVVLMAPSVENNDASDVLLPTQKTLEIYGEADNVIKPHLMQQFADDKQIASYVVEGAGHFFHGRLTEIRSLLEQHAL from the coding sequence ATGAAGACAAAATCACAAAAATTATTGATTGATGGCCCAGTTGGTGTGCTTGAAGTAGAAGCACTGTGGCAACATGAGAACCCAGAAGATGCTAACACTAAGGGTGTGGCGTTATTATGTCATCCCAACCCTTTATTCGGTGGTACCATGACCAATAAGGTGGTGACCACTATGTTCAACTTTGCTCGCGATGCTGGTATGCATGTGGTTCGTTTTAATTTTCGCGGTGCCGGTAAGTCCACTGGTGAGCACGATTATGCCAAAGGTGAGATTGAAGATGCCATGGCAGTACTACAGTGGATTAGCCTACAAACCCCTGCGCGCAAGCTATGGCTTGGTGGTTTTTCTTTTGGGGGCTATATTACCGCCCGCGTCGCTGAGCAGCTGATGGTCACCCCGCATATTTGGGGCCTAAGCGATATGGAGCTGGTGAAAGTGGTATTAATGGCGCCCTCTGTAGAGAATAACGACGCCTCTGATGTGCTGTTGCCGACTCAAAAGACCCTCGAGATTTACGGAGAGGCTGATAACGTCATCAAGCCACATCTGATGCAGCAGTTCGCCGATGATAAGCAAATTGCCAGCTATGTGGTAGAAGGGGCAGGTCACTTCTTCCATGGTCGACTGACTGAAATTAGATCTCTACTAGAGCAGCACGCGCTATAA
- a CDS encoding ABC transporter permease, with protein sequence MAHTASKNRLNPIWQARLNRFKKNRLGVLALALFCILFAVCMGANVVANDKPLLVKYGGELYVPIVKAYPETTFGGVFETEADYKDPAVKHMIEQNGFMIMPPIEFADQTPSVEIAMPYPAPPNTSNWLGTDDTGRDVLARILYGMRISLLFGLALTLAGSVIGIVVGAIQGYFGGWPDLIGQRFMEVWAGLPQLFMIIILVSLFSPSVWVLFGLMLLFGWMSLVGLVRAEFLRARNFDYVRAAHNLGVSDWQIMRRHILPNALASSLSQLPFILTANIVALTSLDFLGYGLPPGSPSLGELMNQGKNNLDAPWLALSAFFSLTVVLSLLIFIGEALRDAFDPRR encoded by the coding sequence ATGGCACATACTGCTTCAAAAAACCGGCTAAACCCTATTTGGCAAGCACGCCTTAACCGCTTCAAAAAAAATAGACTCGGCGTCTTGGCGCTGGCCCTGTTTTGCATACTGTTTGCTGTGTGTATGGGGGCAAATGTCGTGGCCAATGATAAACCTTTGCTGGTCAAATACGGCGGCGAGTTGTATGTGCCTATTGTTAAAGCTTATCCTGAAACTACTTTTGGCGGAGTATTTGAAACCGAGGCAGATTATAAAGATCCTGCGGTTAAGCACATGATTGAGCAAAACGGTTTTATGATTATGCCGCCTATTGAATTTGCCGATCAGACGCCAAGCGTGGAGATTGCCATGCCGTATCCGGCACCGCCCAATACCAGTAATTGGCTTGGCACTGATGACACCGGCCGAGATGTATTGGCGCGTATCTTGTACGGCATGCGCATTTCGTTATTATTTGGGTTAGCATTAACCTTGGCCGGATCTGTGATCGGTATCGTGGTGGGCGCCATCCAAGGCTATTTTGGAGGCTGGCCAGATTTGATAGGTCAGCGCTTTATGGAAGTATGGGCAGGCTTGCCGCAGCTGTTTATGATTATTATTTTGGTAAGCTTATTTAGCCCCAGTGTCTGGGTACTGTTTGGGCTTATGCTATTGTTTGGCTGGATGAGCTTGGTGGGACTGGTACGGGCAGAGTTTTTGCGGGCGCGTAATTTTGATTATGTGCGTGCAGCGCATAATTTAGGGGTATCAGATTGGCAAATTATGCGGCGCCATATCCTGCCCAATGCACTGGCTTCAAGCTTATCGCAGTTGCCCTTTATTTTGACTGCTAATATCGTGGCCTTAACCTCACTGGATTTCTTAGGTTATGGTCTACCGCCAGGCTCACCGTCATTGGGGGAGCTGATGAACCAAGGTAAAAATAACTTAGATGCGCCTTGGCTGGCATTGTCGGCGTTTTTTAGCCTGACTGTGGTGCTGTCTTTATTGATCTTTATTGGTGAAGCATTGCGAGATGCCTTTGACCCCAGACGTTAA